Proteins found in one Paenibacillus sp. genomic segment:
- a CDS encoding L-threonylcarbamoyladenylate synthase gives MSDLRTKLWKVDGEGPALREQLSEAALRLRHGGLVAFPTETVYGLGADARNTSAVERIFTAKGRPSDNPLIVHVASIAEAEALASHVGETERRLMETFWPGPLTVVLPVRPGAVSPRVTAGLDTVAVRMPSHAVARELIALAGVPVAAPSANRSGRPSPTRADHVREDLNGRIDGIVDGGAADVGLESTVAMVDRATGAVRVLRPGGVSAEALAAAGFAVASAGAEPDDADREAPRSPGVKYTHYAPKGELCVVEGAADAVRAYIEARLDADAAAGARTAVLAFAENGAAPAYRADKVIALAERGDTAAAAQRLYAALRECDAARAARLYAEAVDPQGLGLAYMNRLRKAAAGRVVRV, from the coding sequence ATGTCCGACCTTCGAACGAAATTATGGAAAGTCGACGGCGAGGGACCTGCCCTTCGGGAACAGCTGTCGGAGGCTGCGTTGCGCCTGAGGCACGGCGGGCTGGTCGCATTTCCGACGGAGACGGTATACGGGCTCGGCGCCGACGCCCGAAATACGTCGGCGGTCGAGCGCATCTTTACGGCCAAGGGGAGGCCCTCCGACAACCCGCTGATCGTCCATGTGGCGTCGATCGCGGAGGCGGAAGCGCTGGCCTCGCATGTCGGCGAGACGGAACGGCGGCTGATGGAGACGTTCTGGCCCGGGCCGCTCACCGTCGTGCTGCCGGTGCGGCCCGGCGCGGTGTCGCCCCGAGTGACTGCGGGGCTGGATACGGTGGCGGTGCGCATGCCGTCGCACGCCGTCGCGCGCGAGCTGATCGCGCTCGCGGGGGTGCCGGTGGCGGCGCCGAGCGCCAACCGATCCGGGCGGCCGAGCCCGACGCGCGCGGACCACGTGCGCGAAGATTTGAACGGCCGCATCGACGGCATCGTCGACGGCGGGGCCGCCGACGTCGGGCTCGAGTCGACCGTGGCGATGGTCGACCGCGCGACCGGCGCGGTGCGCGTGCTGCGCCCGGGCGGGGTGTCCGCGGAGGCGCTCGCGGCCGCCGGCTTCGCCGTGGCGTCGGCGGGGGCGGAGCCGGACGACGCGGATCGGGAGGCGCCGCGGTCCCCCGGCGTCAAATACACGCACTACGCGCCCAAGGGCGAGCTGTGCGTGGTCGAGGGCGCGGCGGACGCGGTGCGCGCCTACATCGAGGCGCGGCTCGACGCCGACGCCGCGGCGGGGGCGCGAACGGCCGTGCTCGCGTTCGCGGAGAACGGCGCGGCGCCGGCGTACCGCGCCGACAAGGTCATCGCCCTCGCGGAGCGGGGCGACACGGCGGCGGCGGCGCAGCGGCTGTACGCCGCCCTGCGCGAATGCGACGCGGCGCGCGCCGCTCGCCTCTACGCCGAGGCCGTCGACCCGCAAGGTCTCGGCCTCGCCTACATGAACCGGCTGCGCAAAGCGGCAGCCGGCCGCGTCGTGCGCGTCTAA
- a CDS encoding leucine-rich repeat domain-containing protein, which translates to MERTDGHLEVVDYGSWYDNGWVYGYRQDYVDYGDYTVVAYAPGYDPVAYGTVTVGSSYTAPTIQFTAPDSSDVVSIPDDNLRTYLEGEVFGGWTEPITEHMMASVTYIDYYYSDEGYYFAIANAPISDLTGLEHAVNLLEIDLRGHDVSSLTPLANLPRLRTVTMSANPLTNIDTLSMLPSLTTIEIQNSQISSLPATLPPGITSIYLDGNLITDISVLATLTNLEYVSLNDNQIADMSALAALTRAERIELSNNSISAVPALHLPSLSVLYLDGNNISDLSGFETSYITELFILDLQYNQISADDLESLTYLPNLYSIDLRGNGLTSLSGLATNVEASLSWGRIDISENAITDLTPIARFSELYSLFASYNKITDMTPVTSLTGIDEIDLSHNDIAAIPAFPADSWLSTLKLSHNKISNFSSLNGLQHLDELVLDYNQIASLAFLNDIETPDFSFRTLDLSGNAFTSLAPMTVLTSVSWLYLNDSLFTDLSPLLTLKQNGGFTMSSSSLDLYGASVDFEAQQNIISGLGIRVNYSGAGASSYAVNGVPLLNPTAGHSFPFRIGAHLYDEINYWIEHEIRVRITKDGTPVDGEQFVAARTHTNEPIPVLDGELRLYGGTGELLLNGGILHDIDFTFADSGEYGIVYEMWVNTQSGYSGYMYKAFEDAQTLVVGGGSGNGTALSSAEAGSIVSFGGKEWVLIDPEKRQLLLRSLYGAPRAWEPDFYSSSIVSDPAFRYDPERTGSIAYDLNRTFLESLDVGGGEDQWIVPHPVRVPYLTLYEDGTVEEKGSPAPYYVADTTKVNLLTYEEYRAALDRGALVHGDGRLLDWDAEWFLANPITEEYFTHQYHAFVNTDGSIYYYPTDLGVRPVVLLRENVEIAGGNGSAVPYTLAMPAPAASVQQSEQEVGALTDVRVEIVANRTIEAGEEVTISFPAGYDVSYLPEYSGIEVSVGGGPPAVVEGVTTVGNDVFVPMPIGANDGDSIVVYFPGDSGIHNAVTAGSHLFRISVPGANEASPAYVTLIATLDAYVSPSSTADSAANVGYAFTYTMPAFQPLPAGATVAVTFPAGYTVPSAIDAAHVIFYYYEADASLTAPASAVHVSGNQVWITPPGALPESFTLVFEPEAGIGNPAAPGTYTIASTVSTATVPASMPVTIEEALDPDLTIQMVREDDYYLPGLLNRQYTITVTNEGEGPTSGTVTVEADFASGLTLTSLTGTGWSCSIGTGTCTRSDLLVPGDSYPPMIATVNVAAGIGGGLLNAAATVSGGGDVNSYNNSTGDEVTVIDFPVIELSVPGSETWGKTASVKIDVTKTDLGLPLNEALFAYTWSETPAPPEGAEWTPFGNGETVTLEGKTGHWHLHVRAGDADGNLAFVSSARFRLDNIAPTFSPWFYKLTNGSAYTPGTWTNVSVGIDGNYFDFQSGLTVLQYSADGGETYAPFWPPIHVTEEGEFEYRFRAVDAAGNETLNARTVKIDKTAPSLDATLKRADGLPYVPGTLTNQAVTLEAIDAVDERSGVSLLQYSLNDGPWLSTDEFVPISENGTHSLRFRATDAAGNVTETSPATIRIALEALTLDLSTTSTAPTNGTVEVTAGVTGGIGPYTFKWAAGIRDPAYFAEAGTGFTDIFAVSENGDYTVFVVDAAGNASVEAINIVNIVREPPDIGLSAPTTPTNGSVTITVSTSAARTDIGNAVQVVKWLEGEATPEDFAGGGADITEALSFTVSQNGTYSVYAKDAAGNAAVAHIVVSAISTEAPSLELGFLPIAPTNGTVEVTAGVTGGIGPYVLKWAEGEQTISYFAEAGTGFTESFSVIENGEYTVYVIDAAGNEAVEVIGVENIVRVPPNLALTPSTTSPTNGSVFVTVDADVYGMEVGNGVQIVKWLEGEAALGDFDSGGTDITETMNFEAAHNGWYTVFVKDLAGNAAIERIFVGNISVESPTLEVGIHPTTPTNGSVHVFATAYGGLGPYVFKWAGGVRDSPYFAEAGIGFTDTFGVGENGDYTVYVRDSAGNSAVEVVHVNAIVRDAPILELTASPTHPTNGNVVVTVSASVYGAEAGNAVQVVKWLEGEAAPEQFASGGHDITQTLAFAASQNGWYTVFVQDAAGNIAVKPIAVANINAETPGVSVHFPGAPTNGPVEVSVTASVYGTANSLLSLLWIAEDGSEEPLAFVEIDEGDEEQRTYYATVIAAANGSYLVKAIDAAGNEKTQTVDIGHIITTPPSILLSTSAQPTSGARIFVDLQAAGAMNAIAATKWAPGQWTAADYERTPGHPGVPPSYYFTVYENGWYTVFAKDLAGNVQAASIRIDTVQLPPAENPNLLFAAVGDSPDRVRLVFDRPLDRYQALSPALFGVYGVNAFVSGVYYDAADPKTIWLALDANEDIVWQSGAAVSAAADAVRTPSGGFNGAVSGLRVVTPTVVAEVTASIDTTGGGIEVRKLITFMRGGAVDLNQDGVTDKGDIAFVLELIPSVTFRQQ; encoded by the coding sequence ATGGAAAGAACGGACGGCCATCTGGAAGTCGTGGATTACGGCTCCTGGTACGACAATGGATGGGTTTATGGATATCGGCAAGACTATGTAGATTACGGGGATTATACTGTTGTCGCCTACGCGCCTGGCTACGATCCGGTGGCATACGGAACGGTGACCGTCGGGAGCAGTTACACGGCGCCGACGATCCAGTTCACGGCCCCCGATTCCAGCGATGTCGTCAGCATCCCGGACGATAATTTGCGCACCTACCTGGAAGGAGAAGTATTCGGCGGGTGGACGGAGCCGATAACGGAACATATGATGGCTTCCGTTACGTACATCGATTATTACTACTCCGATGAAGGCTACTATTTCGCGATCGCGAATGCTCCGATTTCGGATTTGACGGGCCTCGAGCACGCCGTCAATTTGTTGGAGATCGATTTGCGAGGGCACGACGTCAGCTCTCTAACGCCATTAGCGAATTTGCCTCGCCTTCGCACGGTGACGATGTCGGCCAATCCGTTGACGAACATTGATACATTGTCGATGCTGCCTTCGCTGACAACAATCGAAATTCAAAACTCCCAGATCTCCTCGCTGCCAGCAACCTTGCCCCCGGGCATAACAAGCATTTATTTGGACGGCAATCTAATCACCGACATCTCCGTTTTAGCGACCCTGACGAATTTGGAATACGTGTCTTTGAATGACAATCAAATCGCCGATATGTCGGCGCTCGCCGCATTAACCCGCGCGGAGCGGATCGAGCTCAGCAACAACAGCATTTCAGCGGTTCCTGCTCTGCACCTCCCGAGTCTAAGCGTGCTCTATTTAGACGGCAACAACATCTCAGACCTTTCCGGATTCGAAACCTCGTATATAACCGAACTTTTCATCCTAGACCTACAATACAATCAAATTAGCGCCGACGATTTAGAATCGCTCACTTATTTACCCAACCTCTACAGTATCGATTTGCGAGGGAACGGATTGACCTCGTTGTCCGGCTTGGCGACGAACGTCGAAGCGAGCTTATCTTGGGGCCGGATTGATATTTCGGAGAACGCCATTACGGATTTGACGCCGATTGCAAGATTTTCGGAATTATATTCTTTATTTGCATCCTATAACAAAATTACCGATATGACGCCCGTGACGTCGCTGACGGGAATCGACGAAATCGACTTGTCGCATAACGATATTGCCGCGATTCCTGCGTTTCCGGCCGATAGCTGGCTAAGTACGCTCAAGCTTTCGCATAACAAAATTTCCAATTTCAGCTCTTTGAATGGGTTGCAGCACTTAGACGAATTGGTTTTGGACTACAATCAAATCGCGAGTTTGGCGTTCCTTAACGATATCGAAACGCCGGACTTCTCGTTCCGAACATTGGATTTAAGCGGCAACGCATTCACCAGCCTCGCACCGATGACCGTGCTTACCAGCGTTAGTTGGCTATATTTAAACGACTCGCTCTTTACGGACCTGTCGCCTTTGCTTACGCTGAAACAAAACGGCGGATTCACCATGTCGTCCTCGAGCTTGGATCTGTATGGCGCGAGCGTCGATTTCGAGGCCCAGCAAAACATCATCAGCGGGTTGGGCATCCGGGTCAATTATTCGGGGGCCGGCGCATCGTCTTATGCCGTGAACGGCGTCCCGCTGCTGAACCCGACGGCCGGACATTCGTTTCCGTTCCGGATCGGCGCGCATTTGTACGACGAAATCAATTATTGGATCGAGCACGAGATTCGCGTTCGGATTACGAAGGACGGCACACCGGTCGACGGAGAGCAGTTCGTCGCGGCGAGGACGCATACGAATGAACCGATTCCCGTCCTTGACGGCGAATTGCGGCTTTACGGCGGAACCGGCGAGCTGTTGTTGAACGGAGGCATCCTCCACGATATCGACTTTACGTTCGCAGATTCCGGCGAGTACGGGATCGTATACGAAATGTGGGTCAACACCCAGTCCGGTTACTCGGGCTATATGTACAAAGCGTTCGAGGATGCTCAAACGCTCGTCGTCGGCGGAGGAAGCGGGAACGGAACAGCCTTATCCTCCGCGGAAGCCGGCAGCATCGTCAGTTTCGGCGGCAAGGAATGGGTATTGATCGATCCGGAGAAAAGGCAGCTGCTGCTTCGCTCGCTTTACGGAGCGCCGCGAGCTTGGGAGCCTGATTTTTACAGCTCCTCAATCGTATCGGACCCGGCCTTCCGATACGATCCCGAGCGGACCGGCTCCATCGCGTACGACTTGAACCGGACGTTCCTTGAAAGCTTGGACGTCGGCGGCGGCGAAGATCAATGGATCGTGCCGCATCCGGTAAGGGTCCCATATCTCACGCTGTACGAAGACGGCACGGTGGAAGAAAAGGGGAGCCCTGCGCCTTATTATGTGGCCGATACGACCAAAGTCAACCTGCTGACGTACGAAGAATATCGCGCGGCGCTCGACAGAGGCGCGTTGGTTCACGGCGACGGCCGGCTGCTCGATTGGGATGCGGAATGGTTTCTCGCGAACCCGATCACGGAGGAGTATTTTACGCACCAATACCACGCCTTCGTCAATACGGACGGCTCGATTTACTACTATCCGACGGATCTCGGGGTGCGGCCGGTCGTTCTGCTGCGGGAGAACGTCGAGATTGCCGGCGGGAACGGTTCCGCCGTCCCGTATACGCTTGCGATGCCCGCCCCCGCCGCGTCCGTTCAGCAAAGCGAACAGGAAGTCGGCGCGTTGACGGACGTGCGGGTGGAGATCGTCGCCAATCGAACGATCGAAGCCGGCGAGGAAGTGACCATTTCGTTCCCGGCCGGGTACGACGTTTCGTATTTGCCGGAGTACAGCGGAATCGAGGTTAGCGTTGGAGGGGGGCCGCCCGCCGTCGTCGAAGGCGTAACGACCGTCGGGAACGACGTATTCGTTCCGATGCCGATCGGCGCGAACGACGGAGATTCGATCGTCGTCTACTTCCCGGGAGACTCCGGCATCCACAATGCGGTAACTGCGGGGAGCCATCTCTTCCGAATCTCGGTTCCGGGAGCGAACGAAGCTTCGCCGGCGTATGTCACATTAATCGCGACGCTTGATGCGTACGTTTCGCCGAGTTCGACGGCGGATTCGGCGGCAAACGTGGGGTATGCGTTTACCTATACCATGCCTGCATTTCAACCGCTGCCGGCCGGCGCGACCGTCGCGGTAACGTTCCCTGCGGGGTACACGGTGCCGTCCGCGATCGACGCCGCCCACGTTATTTTTTATTATTACGAAGCGGACGCTTCCCTTACGGCGCCGGCTTCGGCGGTGCACGTTTCAGGCAATCAGGTATGGATTACGCCGCCCGGCGCGCTTCCCGAATCATTCACCCTAGTGTTCGAGCCGGAGGCAGGAATCGGCAACCCGGCCGCTCCGGGAACGTACACGATCGCGTCGACGGTTTCGACGGCGACCGTGCCGGCGAGTATGCCGGTAACGATCGAGGAAGCGTTGGACCCTGACCTTACGATCCAGATGGTCAGAGAAGACGATTATTACTTGCCGGGTCTGTTGAATCGGCAGTACACGATTACGGTTACCAATGAAGGCGAAGGGCCGACGAGCGGAACGGTAACGGTGGAGGCGGACTTCGCGAGCGGGCTGACGTTGACGTCCTTGACGGGAACCGGGTGGTCATGCAGCATCGGGACGGGAACATGTACTCGATCCGACTTATTGGTTCCGGGAGATAGTTACCCGCCAATGATAGCAACCGTCAATGTGGCCGCAGGCATAGGCGGCGGACTACTGAACGCAGCGGCAACCGTGTCGGGCGGCGGAGACGTGAATTCGTACAACAATTCCACCGGCGATGAAGTGACGGTCATCGACTTCCCGGTCATCGAGCTCAGCGTCCCCGGAAGCGAAACGTGGGGGAAAACCGCGTCGGTCAAAATTGATGTTACCAAAACGGATCTCGGTCTGCCGCTGAACGAAGCTTTGTTCGCATATACATGGTCCGAAACCCCGGCGCCGCCGGAAGGGGCGGAATGGACCCCGTTCGGCAACGGAGAAACGGTTACGCTGGAAGGCAAGACCGGCCATTGGCATTTGCACGTCCGCGCCGGGGATGCTGACGGCAATCTCGCCTTCGTATCGTCCGCGCGATTCCGGTTGGACAATATAGCGCCTACGTTCTCTCCTTGGTTCTATAAGCTTACGAACGGCAGCGCGTATACGCCGGGGACGTGGACGAACGTTTCGGTAGGCATCGACGGGAATTATTTCGATTTCCAGAGCGGTTTGACCGTTCTGCAATATTCGGCGGACGGCGGGGAAACGTACGCTCCGTTCTGGCCTCCGATCCACGTGACAGAGGAAGGCGAATTCGAATACCGGTTCCGCGCGGTCGATGCCGCCGGCAATGAAACGCTGAACGCGAGAACGGTGAAGATCGACAAAACGGCGCCGTCCTTGGACGCGACGTTGAAACGGGCGGACGGATTGCCTTATGTGCCGGGAACGCTGACGAATCAAGCGGTTACGCTCGAAGCGATCGACGCCGTCGACGAGCGCAGCGGGGTTAGCCTCTTGCAGTATTCGCTCAACGACGGTCCTTGGCTGTCGACGGACGAATTCGTACCAATATCGGAAAACGGAACGCATTCGCTGCGGTTCCGCGCGACGGACGCCGCCGGCAACGTGACGGAAACGTCCCCGGCGACGATCCGAATCGCGCTTGAAGCGCTGACGCTCGACTTGTCGACGACATCGACCGCGCCGACGAACGGAACGGTCGAAGTGACCGCCGGCGTGACGGGCGGGATCGGGCCATACACCTTCAAGTGGGCGGCAGGCATCCGCGATCCGGCGTACTTCGCCGAAGCGGGCACTGGATTTACTGACATTTTCGCGGTAAGCGAAAACGGCGACTACACGGTATTCGTCGTCGACGCCGCGGGCAACGCCTCGGTGGAAGCGATCAACATTGTAAATATCGTGAGGGAACCGCCAGACATCGGCCTATCGGCTCCGACGACGCCGACGAACGGGAGCGTCACGATCACCGTGTCGACCTCGGCGGCCAGGACGGATATCGGCAACGCCGTGCAGGTGGTGAAGTGGCTGGAAGGCGAAGCGACGCCGGAGGACTTCGCCGGCGGAGGCGCCGATATTACCGAGGCGTTGAGCTTCACGGTAAGTCAGAACGGCACTTACTCGGTATACGCGAAAGATGCGGCGGGCAACGCGGCCGTAGCGCATATTGTCGTTAGCGCGATTAGTACGGAGGCGCCGAGTCTCGAGCTCGGATTCCTCCCGATCGCGCCGACGAACGGAACGGTCGAAGTGACCGCCGGCGTGACGGGCGGGATCGGGCCATACGTTCTGAAATGGGCGGAGGGCGAGCAAACCATCTCGTATTTCGCGGAGGCGGGCACCGGATTTACCGAAAGCTTCAGCGTCATCGAGAACGGCGAGTACACCGTATACGTCATCGACGCCGCGGGCAACGAGGCGGTGGAGGTCATCGGCGTCGAGAATATCGTAAGGGTTCCGCCGAATCTTGCGCTGACGCCATCGACGACGTCGCCGACGAACGGCAGCGTCTTCGTCACGGTCGATGCCGATGTTTACGGAATGGAAGTCGGCAACGGCGTGCAGATCGTCAAATGGCTGGAAGGCGAGGCCGCCCTGGGGGATTTCGACAGCGGCGGGACCGACATTACCGAAACGATGAACTTTGAGGCGGCGCATAACGGATGGTACACGGTCTTCGTGAAAGACCTAGCCGGCAACGCGGCGATCGAAAGGATATTTGTCGGAAACATCAGCGTCGAGTCTCCGACGCTCGAAGTCGGAATCCATCCGACGACGCCTACGAACGGATCCGTTCATGTGTTCGCGACGGCATACGGGGGCTTAGGACCTTACGTCTTTAAGTGGGCCGGAGGGGTTCGCGATTCGCCGTATTTCGCGGAGGCGGGCATCGGGTTTACCGATACGTTCGGCGTCGGGGAGAACGGCGATTACACGGTGTACGTGCGCGATTCCGCGGGCAATTCGGCCGTTGAGGTCGTGCATGTCAACGCGATCGTCAGGGATGCGCCGATTCTCGAGTTAACGGCTTCGCCGACGCATCCGACGAACGGCAATGTCGTCGTGACGGTCTCGGCAAGCGTGTACGGCGCGGAGGCCGGCAACGCCGTCCAGGTCGTAAAATGGTTGGAAGGCGAGGCCGCGCCGGAGCAGTTCGCGTCCGGCGGCCACGACATTACGCAAACGCTGGCGTTCGCGGCGAGCCAGAACGGATGGTACACCGTCTTCGTGCAGGATGCGGCCGGCAATATCGCGGTGAAGCCGATCGCGGTCGCCAATATCAATGCCGAGACGCCGGGCGTTTCCGTTCACTTCCCCGGGGCGCCGACGAACGGTCCCGTGGAAGTTTCGGTAACGGCCAGCGTGTATGGGACGGCGAACTCCTTGCTGTCGCTCCTCTGGATCGCGGAAGACGGCTCCGAAGAGCCGCTAGCCTTCGTCGAAATCGACGAAGGCGACGAGGAGCAACGAACGTACTACGCGACGGTGATCGCGGCGGCGAACGGCAGTTACTTGGTGAAGGCGATCGATGCGGCCGGCAACGAGAAAACGCAGACGGTCGATATCGGCCATATCATTACGACGCCGCCGTCGATTTTGCTGTCGACGTCCGCGCAGCCGACGAGCGGCGCCAGAATTTTCGTCGATTTGCAAGCCGCGGGCGCGATGAACGCCATCGCGGCGACGAAATGGGCGCCGGGACAGTGGACGGCCGCCGATTACGAGCGAACGCCAGGCCATCCGGGCGTGCCGCCGAGCTATTACTTCACCGTATACGAGAACGGTTGGTATACGGTGTTCGCGAAAGATTTGGCGGGCAACGTGCAGGCGGCATCGATTCGAATCGATACGGTTCAACTGCCGCCGGCCGAAAACCCGAACCTGTTGTTCGCGGCGGTCGGAGACAGTCCTGATCGCGTTCGGTTGGTGTTCGACCGGCCGCTGGACCGCTACCAAGCGTTAAGCCCGGCGCTGTTCGGAGTTTACGGGGTGAACGCTTTCGTATCGGGCGTCTATTACGACGCGGCCGATCCGAAGACGATCTGGCTGGCGCTGGATGCGAACGAGGACATCGTTTGGCAGAGCGGCGCCGCCGTTTCGGCGGCGGCCGACGCGGTGCGGACGCCTTCGGGCGGCTTCAACGGCGCGGTCTCCGGCTTGCGGGTCGTCACCCCGACCGTCGTCGCCGAGGTAACCGCTTCGATCGATACGACGGGCGGCGGCATCGAGGTGAGGAAATTGATCACGTTCATGCGCGGCGGCGCGGTCGATTTGAACCAGGACGGCGTCACCGACAAAGGCGACATCGCGTTCGTGCTGGAGCTGATTCCGTCGGTCACGTTCCGTCAGCAGTAA
- the spoIIR gene encoding stage II sporulation protein R: protein MKRPSSFKKSFVLILGMLMMLVASWEYSKSDAVLAQAAEASAIPEQSIRLRILADSDAPADQALKRRVRDAVIASMNEWAESPQSIEEARAAIRDRLPELERLAADVVAEAGFDYAVKAELGKVPFPTKVYGGEVYPAGEYEALRITLGRGLGQNWWCVLFPPLCFVDVAAAETPQSAGAATIAAAAAVSSEPQVEYRFFLLDLIAGMIEKVRGLV from the coding sequence ATGAAACGGCCATCTTCTTTCAAGAAATCATTCGTACTTATTCTCGGTATGCTTATGATGCTCGTCGCTTCTTGGGAATATAGCAAATCGGACGCGGTGCTCGCGCAGGCGGCGGAGGCGTCCGCGATTCCGGAGCAGTCGATCCGGCTGCGCATTTTGGCGGATTCCGACGCGCCGGCCGACCAAGCGCTCAAGCGGCGCGTCCGGGACGCGGTCATCGCGTCGATGAACGAGTGGGCGGAGAGCCCGCAGTCGATCGAAGAGGCGCGGGCGGCGATTCGCGACCGTCTGCCGGAGCTGGAGCGGCTTGCCGCCGACGTCGTCGCGGAAGCGGGATTCGATTATGCCGTGAAAGCCGAGCTCGGCAAGGTGCCGTTCCCGACGAAGGTGTATGGCGGGGAAGTGTATCCGGCCGGCGAATACGAGGCGCTTCGCATTACGCTCGGACGCGGTCTCGGTCAAAATTGGTGGTGCGTGTTGTTCCCGCCATTGTGCTTCGTGGACGTCGCCGCCGCCGAGACGCCGCAAAGCGCGGGCGCCGCGACGATCGCCGCAGCAGCGGCGGTATCCAGCGAGCCGCAGGTCGAATATCGATTTTTCCTGCTGGATCTGATCGCGGGTATGATCGAGAAAGTGCGGGGCTTGGTGTAA